The genomic interval ACAAGATAAGTATAGTGGCTGCCAtctaaacaaaaagaaagaagtcatGTAAGAGCAAAATTGTAATGTATGACAAAGACAAAATCTTTATATGCATTTGACAAATGCTAGGtgttatgtatttttttccaagaacaaCACAGCACGTAACGAATAAACTGGAATAACTTTATTCTTACCAATTTTGCCTGCTACTTATTTCAAAGTACAATACAGACATATGTTTTACTGGCTTGAGAAAATTAGTGGCACTCTGTGAAACAATGCATGCTGAGAAGgagctgagaaaataaaacaggagaGGATCCTGGAATAATCATGCTATTTTCACTCAGGAAGTTTAGTCTGCAGAATCACTCCTACAGCTTTTTTGGTAATGTGAGGTGGGGGTTGTGCATTGATCAGTCCGTTGACAACAAGAGGAATGAATAATAAAGATATGGACAGAATGAAGAGGAGTACCTCAGCAATCACACATCATAAAAGTTAATACTGGccccaggaaggaaaaaaaaacgtTAAATTTTCCTTATACAAAAATCCATTAATTGTCTATCTAGAAAATGGGGTGGAGTCATGTTCTACAGACTAAAGCATTATACCATATTATATGCACTTTACAAACCATTCATGGAAATCTTTGAAGGATCAGTcaacaaaaaatggaaatgccATTGAGTCTTAGGTTCTGCAAAGAAACAAGGCCATATCATTGCCATTAATATGAAGTATTGCTACATTTTCTAATCTTTGGCTTCCACTGAAACATGATGTGTGGTTCCGTGAGCAGTCTGGATGTGAGAAactccctttctctcctcctcccataCAGCAAAGACTTCACAAGACATTTTACTCTCTTCAGCACCAAAGAGCAGAGATATCAGACCTGCAGTACCCCATTTTTACCTCTTCCTCACTACCCCTTAGCTTGTAACCTTGGCAGAAAACAAATCCTctcttttaaatgtatttgccTAAACAACACTTGCTTCAAGGCCCCATCCTTCCCAGccatccctctgcagagtcaCAGGTTCTTCTTTATGGACCACTTACACAAACTGTTGAACTCTGGTTTTACTATGATGCCTACTAAAAACAAAAACGACAACAAAAAACATATTTCCGCTGCAGTACTGCAGATTGCCTACAGGCAAATAAGGCAACAAAGAACCAAAACTGAGTGGCAGTCCTGTTGGAAAACTGCTGGGAAAGGGGGGAGATCTATGAGGAAATACACAGTTTGTCTACTAATAGAGGCAATGTCTCTTCATATAATCCACAAATGCTCACAGACTCTCAGAAGATCTATGCACCTGTTAGAACAAATCTTGGCAGTTTTGAAGGCCAGGCCTCTTAACTACTGAACTCCACCAGGGGAAATAAATGGCATTTCCAGTCCTTCATGTGACTCTTCCCAGGCAATAGTTTTGACTTGAGCTGAAATTTCCTTGACCTCACTAAAACAAATCCCTCTTCCTTATGGTGTATCTAATACAGAAGACAAGCAGTGCAGTATAACAGAGATTTCCCCTCTAAAATACATCTCTATGCTAACATTAGTTTAACTTATAAAATAATGAGTATGTTTAGTGTGCTTTACTTCTGAACATACCTGTCCAATTCCAAGAAACATTGGTGATGGGAAGCTGAAAAGCATAAACAGATATTTAATACtaagaaaagggggaaaaaaagaaaaccaaacaagcaaaacaaaacaacaaaaaagaagagtttaaatTTAGCACTGAAGTCAACAACTGGACATGTGGACTGTGGATGACTGGCCAGTctttcagaagagctcaggAACCGCTACAGTTATCGGAgtcttaaaattttatttctgcagcaaaacatAAGCTGCATCCAAATAATATAGCGTATGCACAGCTGATCAATTCTAAAGAGCTAATTGTTTTGGGTATATTTGTACGCAAAGGTAACAGACTTGTAAAAACTCTAACAATGCGTAATTTTGTGAGTGGCCTCACATATACACTATACATCCTGAGGTGGTACAGTAGGTTAAATCTCTTGCACTTGCCCTAACTTGGAAGCTTATCTCCACAGCCCAAACACACCGTTTTTGTGAGAAGAAAGTACCTAGGTAAATGTTGTAGAAACATCTGTTGTCTGCTGAAATGGATAAATTCCTACCATACCCCTTCAATGAGCTTTAGCTGAAAGCATGGATACCTGAATGTTAAGAAAGCAGAAACTTTAGCAGGACACTTGAAGAGCCTGAGCCcctccattttttcccctaattcTACATCAGGTTAAAACTGATAAAGGTGTGGCAGTAACTGCTAATTCTCTGTATGGGTACTGAAATACAAGCAAAGAAGTTATTTACGATGGATGGCTGCTTTACGCCATCACCAGCAGTGTCTGGAGCCTCTCTGCCCAAAAGCCTTAGGTGTCAAGGAGCTCCCTGAACTCTGACAGCTCCTGCTGCGTCCCAGGAGTCACGCAGCATTTTGCTGGACTGCACTATCAGGGATGGTCACACACAAACCTGCATCCAAGGAATCTAAATAAAACTCATTCTCTGCGGACACCTGCACTAACAAATGCCTATGGAGGGTCCATGTTCTCAACAAGCTTTGCAATTTTCCATTATCAAGGCTCCTTGAGGTTGTGGCTATTTATCACAGGAGCCACCAAGAACTGCTGTACTACTACTACTAGGTGTGCTGAGAAATGTACATTTCAAATGAGCACCACTGGGATGGGAACATAGCattagcaaaagaaagaaatgctctGAACTGCAGCAGGAAAGCCATAAGGACACTGGAGTCATAACATAGATAAAGGGTTATGAGCAGCCAGTAGCAAAAGTGATTCCGGGAAACAGAGGtattaagggggaaaaaatgaaaaaaaaaaagagcagaagaaacaagACTTCCATGTATAATCACGTGACACCTAAATTGTGTTGTGCTTCCAGCTACGCAATATAAATGTGGAAACTTCACTCATCTGCACTACACAGATTTCTCCAGACTTTTTTGATTTGCAGAGCCCTAAACATTACCAGCAATGCTGTAagcttttattacaaaatttAGGCTTACTGATGGACATACTGTCCTTGATTGTCTTTCATGGATGTGCTAGATGTATACCAGGGACTTACAGGGAGCTGCAGATTGCATGATGAAAACCACtataaaacaaaatcacaaCTTGCCTGTTGTATTATTTCTGGGAGATGTTATATACAGCTCTTGTGTGTTCAAATAGCACTGAATGTTAGAAAATAATGGcaagttttgcctttttttttttacttttttcctttcattgtgttggggtttttccctcttctgttgTTAGCTCAGAATGagttaaaacagcaaaaacagaGCAAACCTTTCAAGTAAAGAATATGTACATTGAGAAGATCACAGCTACAGGATGATGACTCCATATGGGACCCCACATCAAGTCAACAGACATagttcttcagtgtttttatgATTAAGAGGCTGGCTGAGGTTCACGTTTCGTTTTTGGCTACCTCGGAAAAAAAAGGTGCTCGCAGGAAGGTACCAAGATTGTGCGGCAGGAACAGCTATGGGAAATGCTGCTTCCCTGAAGGGTCTAAGCTGGTGCGACCAGCGAAACGCCAGCCTCGACGGTGGGAATAAAGACCTCTGAAGAAAAGCCTGGCATGTTTCAGAAATATGCCTGCAAAGGACTCTGCCATCGGGtggtgctgcagaagcagcacacGCTGGGCTTAAATCGGGTGTGAAAGTGGAGAAACCGACCCCAGTCTCAGCACATTCCCCGACATCTCCGGTGTCAAAGGGCCGGTGCAGACGGCCCCGGGACCCGAGCAGCACGGACGCCCCTGGGTTGTGCTAACGGTCATGAAAACGCTTCCCCGGCAGGCGGTGTGGTGCGGCCCCGCTCCGCTTCGGAAGCCACGCACCACCTGCCCTCGCCGGGAAAAGAGCAGCACCGCCGCCAGCCCGCGGCACGGCCGGGCCGGGAcaggccccgccgccccgcgctgcccggcAGCCGCTCTGCCGCGGCCTGCCGCCCAGCTGGCGCCGCCGGCCCTCACCTGTAGGCGCTGAGCAGGGCCTTGTTGACCAGCACGATGAGGAAGGAGCACGTCCCGTAGAAGAGGGCTGAGAGCACCTTGGGTagcgccggggccgcggcggtccccgccgcctcccccgcggCCTGCCCGGAGCTCATGGCGGCgaggagcggcggcggcggcggcgggcagggccccaCCCCGGGCTGCACGAACGCggcccgccgggccgccccccctcctctccggcccggcccggcccgcctcAGCACCgagcggcgggggccggcggcggccgcagGGCGCCCCCTGGCGGGGCGGGCCGCTGCGCGCAGCCCGGGCGTGGGGGCCCTGCCGGCGGGATCCCGCGGCCGCGCCTCCCCTCGCCTCCGGGGGGGCGCTGCCGCCCGGCGCCCGCGGCCCTCCGCCAGCGCCGGCCCACCGCCACCGCGGCCTTCCGGGGCTCGGCCAGAAGGGAAGGTGCGCGGGGTACGGCGTGCCGCCGCCTCCGGGGGACGCCACGCCAGCAGGGCTGCTCCCGAGGCGCGCCGGTACCCTCTGCCGCCCTCCGGCAgcagcttgctttgcttttaaatcagCCTCACGGGAAGGGAGTTCAGCGTCTCCGAGCACTCGCCCTCGAAGAGGGGAGGCGTTCAAAGCAGGCGAAGGCGGACGGCCGGGCAGGGCTGCGGCCCACCCCCGGCCAGCATGGCTTCCAcgggccccggccccctccgcgcaggggcaggggctgccacAGCAGACCGGCCCTGGACATGGCTTCAAAGGAACTCCCCCGAGTTTGCCAAGATCTAGAAACGCTCTAAAAAAGTTGCGTGTGTCAACTTCCAACAGCCAGGGAAAACAAACACCTTCGTGCTCTGCGGCAAGTCAGGCTGACGGGATGACAGAAACAGGGAACAGCCCAAGCATTTAACAATTACCAAACACAGTACACACGAAacttgaaaattaaaaccagtttttATTCAAAGCATCTATTAAAATGACAGCACATCCACTCTTCTGCTGTTAAGTCACACCAAACTACAACTTAATCTTCCGAAGCACTGAGCACTTCAAGATTTCTTGTATGTAATCACTTCTTAATAAAAAGCAATCTTCCacatctcaattttttttttttacttggtaTTTTACCCAAAACTTGGCACAACACAAAACTGCTTCAGCTGTCTGAATTTTGTCTACAGCCAAGTACAATTCAGTGTACTTGTTACACTTGAAGAAATACTCTGCAAGTTGCCTGAAGCATTACAGCTGACTgggaaaaacacacacaaacaaacaacaacaaaaaaatcaatcctAATGAATAAGTTACAACTCCAGTCTGCAACTGGCTGGTAATTACACAGTCTTATGCCCCGTGAAATATACTCAGGAGCAATCCTGAGTTACAACAGATGTACACTCATTTTGGGATCAGACTATTTGCATGCAGCCAACTGAACAGTCAAAAGCATGTAACTTATTTGAGAAACTCCAAATCTACACATGCAAATTACCAGTTTTACATAGGCTAAGAAGCCTAGAACAACTACAGTGTTTTTAAGCCTACAAGATTTAAACCAGAAACAAGTGAGCCTGATGTCAGCTAAGTTTAGGAGCTGAAAGCAAAAGTTAAACCGTATCACTGGTGCAAAATTACTTACATTCaatgaaagtgatttttttttttaattattcaatTACTCTTCAGTTAAGTGCATCAATACATGATTTAAATGAACTGGGTTAATGAGATTTTCAACCACAACAAGTTATCAGTGAGAACATAATCCATCAGTTGCAGTTTCTGGTGTAAAATCATGCTACTTTTCTGGAACAGCTGTACACATCTGGTCAATCTGTATCAAGTGACTGATAAAatgatttcttcctcttttttaagTGAAAGGGAAAGTGGCTTCCCTTCTCATCTGAATTTCCTGACCTTCAACGAGGAAGGAGTTAAAGCAAGCAGGTCAGTACATACAAATTATTAATATCCCCTAAAGCAGTagcttaataaaaaaaaccaacaaaaccacacaacaaGAAGTCCAATCTGAAAACAATGTTTCATTAGCATATTAGAAATCTCTGGTTGCCTTCAAAGCAAAATACGGAAAAAGATCACCGTGAGACAATGCTATTTGAAAGTATACAACATTCACTAAGTGACAAGATATCCTGCTAAACATTTTATATCAGCATCTGAGTACTAGGCAGCATTCTGTAACTTCATTTATTTGGGAAATACATGAAATCACACTGTTAACACACTTGTAACTATCTTTGGAAGCCTATTTTCTAGTTGTATAGTGAgtatttttctgcagtgtttaatTGATAGCTGTGCTACAGTTAGTGAACACAAAATGGGCATGTTATCCTGAAGTAAAGCAATAAGGTGGCTTTATGCACAGAAAGTACGGAGGCTTCTATTTGCTAATAATCATATAAAAGCAATACTTTAAAACTTAGTGTTTGCTAATAGGAGATCTAGAATAGTTTACTACAAATCCATACCACCCTGTAAATACCCCCTTTATTAACAAAATCAAGTGCCAAATCACACAGGGTccaaaaatacctgaaaaaagAATTACCAATTGTTTACCTTTGTCTAGACTTTGCAAGACTAATCATTTTCAGATAAACCCAACAATGTGCAAAAGTTCCTAACATCACATGTCAGGAATAACAACAAGTGCTACCAAGAGATTCTGCTGAAATCAGATCAGAAAACGTAGAACAGCAAAGTCAAGCCTCATACCTTGAGCAGTCACAGTGAAGATCCTGAATGATCTTACAGTTTCCTGCCTGAAGCAGTTTCTTCCCCTCTACAAGTTGAGATAACTAGGCTTTGCCTTCTGCCTCAGTGATACTAGGTAAAGATATACTGACATTAGAAAAACACGGTTTCATTGCTGCTGAACAGTATCTTCAGACCTACCACTTAATATAAATTTGCTTAAATAGTCAGATAAATACTTTCCTTTTTGTCAGCCTTCTTTGGCCACGTGTACCATTCTGCTAATCACGAACACTTTATTCAGAAAGTGCTTCCTATGAAAACTGCTTCAAATAAATGAGTTAACCTTGCAAAATCTAGCTTCCCACAGCACGTAAATTTGTCAACCCTGCATTATGCAGTCCCATATTTACAAAATACTTAGAAACTTTACATCTGtctttttccttacaaaaaGTGCAATTCTCTCACCCCATGTTATGGGGCAACAACATTCTTCATAAATTCTACAGAATAGCAGCCTATGATAAGCAAATAAGGTGCTTAGCTTATGCCCAGGATCTAACTGGTTCAGTACCACCAGGAAGTACATCCTGTGTAGGCAGACTCTCTTCCTATCTACTGTCGCAGCGGTGCCACAGCTAGGTTTGCAAGCTCAATGAGAGCCAGCGCACCATGCATGCGTTCACGCTGTTCctggaggcggcggcggcgagcaGCTGAATGAGCgctgtttttctcttcatcaTCCTCTTCATCAGATTGAAGATACTCCATTGGGTCCTGCTGTTCCTGATCCGTTTTCTGGATTGTTTTAGTTTTCAAAGCAGGAGCACGCTGTTCTCTGGTCTCCCAGTACCTACAAAATCAAATGCAGggaatgcttttaaaatacatacaactGACTCACACACCAACAATTCAAAGCTGGCAAAAACCTCCCAAGCACTAGCTTGCATCCGACTAAGCACTGCATTTGGCTTTATCTTTCAGCCCTTATGTGGTAGTATTTAAGCTGTCAGAAACCTCctttattcagtattttaagtGTGAGGTGCCCAAGTGAACACCTGTGAGGGACTTCTCCTCTACACGGGTGTTCCCAGCAGGCATTTCTCCCTAGGCATACACAATTGTTGCCCCTCATACAGATGCATAATTCAGCAAGACTGTAGCACTAAGTAATGAGGTATTAGCAGGTGTTGATCAAGCAAAGACAAGCATTTaagcagagaataaaaacaaacaaacaaaacaataagAGAAAGTCTTATGAGGAACTTTGTCTTGACCAGGAGTTCACACTTCTTTAAGGAAAGGCAAGGCCTGGCTGATTTGTACTGGAGGAAcagctggttttggtttgttggggtttttttgcccctaagaataaaatgctttctcaGACCATCCTTACAAGTATTTAGAGAAAGATGACACCATGAGGGAGCTTACTTTGCTAGCCACTCAGCCACAGCTTTATTGTCAGCCGTCTGCTTCTTACTCAGCCTGTCTGTGAGCTCTTCCCTCTTCAGTCGGGCATACGGATGTTTGGGGCAATGACGGTTTGCATGCGTGAATCTGCTTAAACAGCCTTAAAAAACATGAAGTGACAATTGTTACAGAGAGCAGCCAACCAACGAGTAAGCGTAATATCTGTGGGATGAAGATGCTGCCAAATCCAACCTTCTTCACTCACAAAACCCTAGGTTTGGTTGAAAACAGCAAGGTCTAGTTGCAAGGTTCATAACACGCCCCATCACTTTAAACATTAGTATCAACTGACAGAATTACTGATAACCTACTTACATAATAACGTATGCAATCTTTAGATACATTATTTGCATGATTATGCAGATTCTGTGTGGCTCCTCCCTTCCTTAGAAGGAActccaaaattaaaatccaaattTGCCATGTGAACATGCATACATTTCCAGTACTAGACTGACCCTAGTTCTGAAAGCTGCAAATTGTTCTCTGGTGGCTCACCATTCTCTGAGCAGACGAAAGGTTTCTCCCCTGTGTGGAGACGCTGGTGAGTTTTGAGCTGCCCACTCTGAACAAAGGCTTTCCCGCAATCTGGGTAGTCACACAAATAAGGCCTTtcaccttaaaaataataacagaacAGATTTAGGAAAGCTGTATATAAAAGAATAGTCATAGTATCCAGTGGTGGTCCCTGGCTTGAGCCTTAAATAAGCAAGCTCTCCTTTTACCCACTGAGATGCTTGCACCTGCTTAAAAAGCCCTGTTGTACTAAATAGCAGAGATCCACTTTTACTCCAAACAGATTTTTACTTTGAAGTACATGCGCAATGCTACTGGATAATACAATTCTTtccacaggaggaaaaaaaacaccaccaaaattatgtttttccttGTCATATTTTCTGATTTATGCCTCTTGCACAGCACTACATAAGCTTTGTCCCCTGAAACTATGCACCTATAGAGCAAGAAATATATGAAGTGAATGAGTAAATTGACAAGTAATGTAATTCAAGTTGTAACCAGATAAATTTTATCCTTAACATAGCCTGAACTAGGGTAAAAATCACTGAGGTTAACAGTATAGTAACATATGAAGTTGTAGGAATATCTCATTAGGGAAGACTATTTGAGAAAAGCTGTAATGGATAAGTGGAGGTCACAAGAGAAACTTATTCCAGACTTAAGCCAAGAAAGTTTCCTTAGGCCAGTCATCAAGGAAGACTTCCCCATGCAAACTGCAATGAGAAGAACAGAGATAGCAGGTGTGTCCTCCCTCAAGAGGATCCGACTGCATGCAACTATGCGAAAGCATGCCATGCCACGGCTCAGGAAGGACAAGACGAGGGTGATGCTGACTTACTAAGTCAGAGGAGTAACACCCGGGTAAGCTCTGCTCAGTTAAGTAGTTCATACAAGTTCAACACCTAATACAAccaagtgaaataaaaacatcttttgaCCAAAGTGCATGAGGAAACTGCTGTTTAATACTAGTATCTAGATTAGTCTTAGTGACTTGAGTCAGAAAAAGAGACCATGGGATCGAAGGTTTTTCCagggttttggttggttggtttgggtgTTTGGGGGGAGTGTTGGTGGGCGTATCCATATTGTGAGCTACATTAGTTCACCCTTCATTGCAAATACAGAGTCCTGTtggaacaacaaaaaaccccacatttgcttgctttaaaaaacccagcatcTCCTGTTCAGTTCAAGCTTAGATAGGTATTGCATTGATCCTACATTTCAACTTAACCGTGAGTTACAATTCAGTAAATTAGTGTGGCCACCTCCATCccagaaaattaattccaggTGGTGGAAGAGACAACTGGATGGTGATTTTAAGCATTTGAACTCTTTTCTCAACACATAAGCTACACTTCTAGGGTGTTACACTGCCCAAGTTACCAGCTACTTTTTAAGTTACTTCTCTtaagtactttttaaaacttgcaCGTGTGAAGAATACACCAGCAAGAAGGAAACAAATCACAAAGAAGCAGTCAGAATGAGAAGTGCTACCACGTACAGAGCACCAAGCTCAAGAAAAGTTCTCCCTCATACAAAGTAAGCCTGTGACAGCTGCAGATAAAATATTTACGTGATTTGCCTATACCACTATAGCCTAAATTGCTGCTACGCTTTCCCATGACAAACAGGGTTACAAAGGCTTTGATTGCACTAGCAATTAGAAGAAAAGTACAACTGATTTTAACAGttacaataaaatattaacaggTCGagtctgttgggttttttttgtggtttcgggtttttttttttttttttttaattccttccctgctgcttcctAAGCTGCTCACACCAGCTATTCACACCTTCCCTTTACTCACCAGTATGAGTTCGTTTGTGGGCCTGCAGCGATTTCTCTCGCGGAAAGACCCTGTTGCAGATATTGCAACGTATTCTGCTGGAAGAGTGCTCCCCTTCATTGATCAGGTCACGGACGGTGTCTGCTCTGGGCCGGCCACGCCTTATCCCATCCTGCATTGGAATAATGACAGAACTGAACTCCCGCTCGCTCCGCCTCCGCCGTTCAGCCAAACCCCGCAACTTTTCCTGAAGCGACTTTTAAGGGGCGGGTGCAACCGAGGGCCGGTGCCGCGACGGTGTCAGCCATTTAGCCGTTCACCGAAGCAGGGCGTGCCGAGCCCCCGCCGAGCTCGCTCCGGACGGCCGGGCTGCGGCCGGCAAGGGCGGCGGGGTGGGGGACCGCCGGGCACCGCCAGCGCTCTGACGTGCGCTCCGCGAAACGGGGACGAACGGACAAAACAGCAGGCAACTTCCCTTCTTCTTTAATTTCAaacggcggggaggaggggcaGCGGCGCCgcgcgccgcgccgctccccgccccgcgccgcgccgctcccggccccgccttcccccgcccccccggcccccgccgggcgGCACCGGGGCGCGCGCGCCGCTGCCGGAAGTGACTTCACTTTAAATCTCCAGGCGGAGGCGGGGGAGGGGCACCCGGCGCGGAGTCACCCTTTAactccgccgcccgcccgcccgccccgccgcagggccgcccgccgccgccgcccgccccgccccggccccgcactCACCTTCAGGTGCAGGtgcctgccgccgccgccgcccgggctcCCCGCCTCCTCCTCGTCCCCGGCGGGGGCTCTGCCCACtcccccgcggggcggcgggagggccgagggggcggcggcgccgccggggCTGAGGGTCACGTTGTGGGCGTTCTCGCCCCAGCGCCAGGGGTAGACCATGAAGTCGCTGAAGCCGGGGCTGGTGGGgacgggcggggcgggcgccggCTCCTCGCCGCCCCCCCGCAAGGAGGGTTTGATCGGGGTGGTTTTGATAACGGAAACCAGGACGCGCTTCGGGGAGTCCTGGCAAAAAATTACTGGGGGGCCCGGCGGCAGCCGCTCCGCCATTGCCGACCCCTCGCGGGCACCGGCGCGGGAAGGAGGGTGAGGGAGCAGCGGCGCTGCGCGGCGGCTCAGCCCCGCTGTCCGAGCCCGCGTCCCGGGATGGGGGTGTGGAGCGGCACGGaggccccgcggccgccgccacCTGTCGCCGCCCGGGTCCGCCTCAGCCGCTCATCGCCGGGGACGGCGGCTCCAGGCGGGGTCTCGgtgcctccccccccccctccgcggCCACCCCCGAGCGGATCCGCAAAGT from Gavia stellata isolate bGavSte3 chromosome Z, bGavSte3.hap2, whole genome shotgun sequence carries:
- the ZNF367 gene encoding zinc finger protein 367, which produces MAERLPPGPPVIFCQDSPKRVLVSVIKTTPIKPSLRGGGEEPAPAPPVPTSPGFSDFMVYPWRWGENAHNVTLSPGGAAAPSALPPPRGGVGRAPAGDEEEAGSPGGGGGRHLHLKDGIRRGRPRADTVRDLINEGEHSSSRIRCNICNRVFPREKSLQAHKRTHTGERPYLCDYPDCGKAFVQSGQLKTHQRLHTGEKPFVCSENGCLSRFTHANRHCPKHPYARLKREELTDRLSKKQTADNKAVAEWLAKYWETREQRAPALKTKTIQKTDQEQQDPMEYLQSDEEDDEEKNSAHSAARRRRLQEQRERMHGALALIELANLAVAPLRQ